Part of the bacterium genome, GGCTTTATGATCCACACCCTAAACTGGGTCTATGAAAGAGAGATAAAACCCAAATATGGGGATAGCCTTAAAAAGAAATACGAATACGCCAATTCAAGGCTTTTTGCTATAGATTTTGACCCACGGCTTGCCCGGGTAGCAATGGCGATGATGCTCATTGCTGGTGATGGTAAGACCAATGTTTATCGAGCAAGCTCCTTAGACCCAAGGGAATGGAAGAATAGGAAGGATGGACTTCAAAGTGCAATCCAAAATGGGATGTTTAATGTGGTGATGACTAATCCGCCCTTTGCCGGAGAGATTAAGCAGCCAGAGATATTGGGCAGGTTTGACCTCTCCTATAAAGGAGACCCAACCAAATACAAGCGGCAGAATAAGATGACCAGGGATGTCCTCTTCCTGGAACGGTGTCTCTCCTTCCTGAAGCCCGGTGGCAGGATGGCCATTGTTTTGCCTCAAGGCAATCTCAACAACACCAATGCCGAATATATCAGAAGGTTTGTGATGGAGAGAGCAAGAATCTTAGCAGTGGTTGGCCTTAATGTCAATACCTTTAAGCCCTTTACTGGAACAAAGACCTCTGTTTTATTCTTACAGAAGTGGCAGGATAAACCGTTAGAGGACTATCCCATCTTTATGGCTACCTCTGAGAAGTCAGGCAAGAATAACAGTGGGGAGTATGTATTCAAGAAGAGTAAAGAAGGTCATTATATTGATGATGAGGGAAGAGAGATTGACCCGAATAGGGAGAAGAAGGTGGTTGACTCTGACTTAGACGAGATAGCCGAAGGATTCATCGAATTTGCCAGAGAGCAGAGATTGGATTTTTGGAGGTGAGAGATGACAGAGAATAAAGAGATAAGGAAGGTTATTAACCAAATTACGGAAAGGATTAAAAGGGAATACCAGCCAGAAAAGATCATCCTATTTGGTTCTTATGCTTATGGTAAGCCAGCCGAAGAGAGTGATATCGACCTTTTTATCATTAAGGAGACAGGGAAAAGAAGGATGGATAGATTTTGTGAAGTGAGGAAGATATTGAGAGATATTCATGGTGTTTCAATCCAACCAGTAGTCTTCACAAAGGCTGAGCTCAATAGTAGACTGAAGATCAGAGATGACTTTATCTTAGAGATAGTGGAAAAAGGGAAGGTTTTATATGGATAATAACAAGATAAGAGCATCAGAATGGTGCAAGAAGGCGGAGCATGATATCGAGGCAGTAAAGATACTCATAGAGAAAGGCGGCCCATCTGATGTGGCCGGGGTTTTGCTTCAGCAGGGTGTTGAGAAATATCTGAAGGGCTATCTGATAAGTAAGGGCTGGAAGTTGAGGAAGATACACGATCTAAAGGTGCTCCTTGACGAAGCAACAAAATATGACCCTTTGTTTAGCCAATACTATGACCTGTTTGATGTATTAACCCAATACTACTTTGAGGAAAAATATCCCTTTGGTGAGATAGAGGCTTCTTTAGAGGATATTGAAAATGGGTTTGAGGATATTCAGGAGTTGATTGATTTCATAAAGGGGGATTTAAGTAGAGATGGCTGAGGTTTCAATTGTCAAAAAGAGTGAATTGGAAGGTGCCTTAAGAATAGATGC contains:
- a CDS encoding nucleotidyltransferase domain-containing protein, with translation MTENKEIRKVINQITERIKREYQPEKIILFGSYAYGKPAEESDIDLFIIKETGKRRMDRFCEVRKILRDIHGVSIQPVVFTKAELNSRLKIRDDFILEIVEKGKVLYG
- a CDS encoding HEPN domain-containing protein, producing MDNNKIRASEWCKKAEHDIEAVKILIEKGGPSDVAGVLLQQGVEKYLKGYLISKGWKLRKIHDLKVLLDEATKYDPLFSQYYDLFDVLTQYYFEEKYPFGEIEASLEDIENGFEDIQELIDFIKGDLSRDG